ACTTGGGCGACCAGCCGGAGAGGTCGATATGTACGTTGGCCTTGTGCGTGGCGATGGAGTTTGCCTCGTCCTGCCACGGCACCGAGGGGTGCGCCATGATGATCTGCAGTTCAGGGAAGTCGGCGGCGACGGCGTCCAGCAGGAGCGGGTTGGAATAGGCCAGCTTGATGCCGTACCCGCCGGGGAGGCCTGCGCCCATGCCGTTCTGGCCGGTGTGGAAAATGGCCGGCAGGCCCAGTTCCTGCAGGGTCTCCCACAGCGGATAGAACTGCTCGTTCGAGGGGTCGAAGCCCTGCAGGCTGGGATGGAACTTGAAGCCGCGGGCGCCAAGGTCGATGGCCTGGTGCTTGGCGCCCTGGATGGCTTCGGCCCCCGTGCGGGGATCCACGCTGCCGAAGGGGATCAGCACATCGTTGTTCCGGGCCGCGCCGGCGATCAGGTCCTCAATGCTGTTGGGTTCGTGCTTGAGCTGGGTGCGCGCGTCCACGGTGAAGACGACGGCGGCCATGTTCAGTTCCCGGTACACCTCGGCGATGCGGTCCAGCGAGGGGGTGCGGTCCTCGGATTTGAAGTACTTGGCCGAAGCTTCAGTGAGCGCCGGCGGGAGCGACTCGTGGCCGTGGCCGTCCACTTCGAGGTGGACGTGCATGTCGATCGCGTCGAGCTTCGCGGCGTCGATGCCGAGCTCATAGCGGGTGGCAGGCATGGCTAGCCCACCTTCACGGGAGCCGGCTGGTTCCCGGCCGGACGCGCGTCGGGCTGCAGGTCCTCGGGCAGCGGCAGGAACTCCTCGCCCACGCTCTGAAGCTTCCCGCCGAAGAGCGGGCCGAAGTTGGCCACGAGGTCCTCGTAACGCCAGCCGCCCTCGCGGTATTCGGTGGCCGCTGCCTCGGGGTGGGTCCAGAGCTGGAGCCGGTCGCCGCCGGCGCCGATGGCCTGGCCGGTAATGCCGGCCGCCTCATCGGAGGCGAGGAACGCGACCAGTCCGGAGACGTCGTCGGCCGTTCCGAAACCGAGTTCGTGGCGGAAGAAAGCCGGCATGGCCTCCCCGCGCTCGTCCGCCTCCACTGCCTTCTGGAAGTAGGGAACGGTTTTTGTCATGGCCGTGGCCGCCACCGGGATGACGGCGTTGGCGGTTACCCCGGCCTTCTTCATTTCCAGGGCCCAGGTGCGGACCATGCCCACGATGCCGGCCTTGGCGGCGGCGTAGTTGGTCTGGCCGAAGTTGCCGCGCTGCCCGGTGGGCGAGCCGATGGTGATGATCCGGCCGGCAACACCGTTCTCCTTGAAGTAGGCGAACGCTTCCCGGACACACGTGAAGGTGCCGCGGAGGTGGACGTTGATGACGGCGTCGAAATCCTCGTCGGTCATCTTCAGCAGGCTCTTGTCCCGCAGGATGCCGGCGTTGGTGACCAGGATGTCGAGCCGGCCGAAGTTTTCCACGGCTGCCTGCACAAGTTGCCTGGCCGCCTCCGTGCTGCCGACGGGAGCGACGACGGCGGTGGCCTTCCCGCCGTCCGCCTCAATGGTCCGGACCGCTTCCGCGGCCACCTCGGCGTCCACGTCGTTGATGACGACGGCGGCGCCCTGCCGGGCGAGTTCCCGGGCGTAGGCCAGGCCCAGGCCCCGGCCGCTTCCGGTGACGATTGCTACTTTGCCTGACAGGCTCATGGCTGCTCCTTTGCTAGCTGACCTTGTGCATTCCCGCCATCGGCGTGGGATGCTGTTCTGTATCCATGAAATTATGGATAGTTGAAAATGTCAACGATTTATTTTGAGGATTATTGGAGTTGGGCATGACGATCGAGATACAGGGCGGTCAGCGCACCGAACAGGCCCACAAGTTGGTCGCCGCATCCATCAGCCAGGACCTCGGCTTCCTGCTGGCCAAGCTGCACGCCGCAGGGTCCGTTGTGAACAACAGGGCGCTGGCCGAATTCGACCTCAAAGAGCGTTCCTACTCCGTCCTGATCCTCGCAAACAGCGGGCTCGAGCCGACGCAGCGCGAAATGGCCGACTTCCTCAGCCTGGACCCGAGCCAGATTGTGGCCCTCGTGGATGAGCTGGAGAAGCGTGGCCTGGTGGCGAGGGCGCCCGGGAAGCAGGACCGCCGGGCAAAGACCGTGACGGCTACCGCCAAGGGAGGAAAACTGCTCGGCCAGGCCAGCGAGGCTGCACGAAGGGCTGAGGCGGAAGTTCTGGACGGGCTGCCCGCGGAGGAATCGGCCCAG
Above is a window of Arthrobacter sp. FB24 DNA encoding:
- a CDS encoding 4-hydroxyphenyl-beta-ketoacyl-CoA hydrolase, with the protein product MPATRYELGIDAAKLDAIDMHVHLEVDGHGHESLPPALTEASAKYFKSEDRTPSLDRIAEVYRELNMAAVVFTVDARTQLKHEPNSIEDLIAGAARNNDVLIPFGSVDPRTGAEAIQGAKHQAIDLGARGFKFHPSLQGFDPSNEQFYPLWETLQELGLPAIFHTGQNGMGAGLPGGYGIKLAYSNPLLLDAVAADFPELQIIMAHPSVPWQDEANSIATHKANVHIDLSGWSPKYFPESLVRMSNSVLQDKVLFGTDFPLITPQKWLGAFADLPLKDEVRPKILKHNAVRLLGLGG
- a CDS encoding MarR family winged helix-turn-helix transcriptional regulator, encoding MTIEIQGGQRTEQAHKLVAASISQDLGFLLAKLHAAGSVVNNRALAEFDLKERSYSVLILANSGLEPTQREMADFLSLDPSQIVALVDELEKRGLVARAPGKQDRRAKTVTATAKGGKLLGQASEAARRAEAEVLDGLPAEESAQLKALLRKALWGAGLPE
- a CDS encoding SDR family NAD(P)-dependent oxidoreductase; translated protein: MSLSGKVAIVTGSGRGLGLAYARELARQGAAVVINDVDAEVAAEAVRTIEADGGKATAVVAPVGSTEAARQLVQAAVENFGRLDILVTNAGILRDKSLLKMTDEDFDAVINVHLRGTFTCVREAFAYFKENGVAGRIITIGSPTGQRGNFGQTNYAAAKAGIVGMVRTWALEMKKAGVTANAVIPVAATAMTKTVPYFQKAVEADERGEAMPAFFRHELGFGTADDVSGLVAFLASDEAAGITGQAIGAGGDRLQLWTHPEAAATEYREGGWRYEDLVANFGPLFGGKLQSVGEEFLPLPEDLQPDARPAGNQPAPVKVG